The DNA region TGGAGCTCCTGAGCGGGGAAGACCTGGGTCAGCCGGGTGGTCCAGTCGAGGGTTTCGGGAACCAGGGAGGCCAGCATTGTGGCCACCATTGGTTTGGTACAGGACCCTAGATGGACGCGGTCAAAGACAGTGAGAAGCTCGGGGTGGTTGAGGCGGCGGACCCCACTCGCGCCGGCGACCAGTGGGCCGTCAAGTGGGGCAGCCGCCCAGACGACCCCGGGCAGGGAGTGGTCCCCGCGGAGTTGGTCAAGGTCACGTAACAGAGAGTCAGGTGTGACGAAGGTGTGGGACATGCTTCAGCTTGAGGCTGCGTCTAGGTGAGATGAAAGAGTCGATCTCAGGTAGAAGAATGGGAAGACAGTTTGGGCAAGGAAAGCGACAACCGCTGATCATCTGTGACTGACCGTTATGCCTTCTGTTCGGCAGGATTGGGCACGCCGTTCAGCAGTCTCACCGCTTTTCACCCAGCAGGCCGGCCGGCAACGTCTCCAGCGGCGCAAGTTGAAATCAGTTACGAAACCTTTCGTGGATGAAGTCGTCCATTCTCTTCACTCCGAACCTAAGAGTGACCTCGCGGGGAACCATACATGGGCGCGATACCAGTGTGGTGTCCCCCACAGCCTTGATCAAGGACGATCTGCGCCTCCCAAAGGCCGGCCATCCTCTGCCACCCGATAAAGATCTGACAAGGGTTGCCCGAGGCTATGGGCAAACCAGATGCGCATGGCCGCTTTGGCATCGGCTGCGTCTCTCTCCCCGCGTTCGACTTGCTCCAGTAAGGGGACGAGCGGCTCAATGGTTTGCAGGAATTTCGCCAGCTGGATTTCGACGAAGGCACTCATATTCATGTCCATAGCGCCAAAGATCCGTCGTGTCTCTCGATAGATATCCGGATCGATAGTGAGATTCAGCCGAGCTTTGGTTGTTTTTTTCATACAGATAGTATACATACAGCATCTGTACGCTGCTGATCGTGTGGTTTAGATTCCGGGCGGTGGCATCCAAGCGAGGAGGGCAGCCTTAAGACGAGGCAGGCTGCCCTTCTTCGATCGATATCTGGCCATGATCACTTTTCCTGACCGATCTCCTGCGCGTGAATATCATTACTGCTGAAGGGCACGCTTTTCGGTCAGCCTCCGAGCGACCAGACGAAGGGATGCGGTCAGCGAGAACTGAACATGGTTGCTCGTGGGGGCTACGCTCTATTCGCCCCCTTGTTGCCTGCAGAGATGACGGACCCCATCTGTTTGCCAGCTACGAACTCTCCTCTGATTCTGAAGAGAGAGCTCGCGAACGCGTCGAAGATCTTTTTCTCCGGGGTGATCACGAAGTTCTCGTGGCACAGCGCAGTCGCTCCGTCGTCATCCTTGCCTAAAGCACGCGTTTGCACGCCCGGCTCATGCGCTCGTCTTGTTCAGTCGTGCCTATGCCTTACAGCGCGAGCACCTGGCCGTCCTCTGGGACAAGCAGCTGCGCCGCGAAGCCCTGCTCAACTGCGAACGCGCGCAGTTCGCTCCTTGACAGCACCGAGTGATTGACCGCTTCCATATGCGAGGCGACCAGGGTTGCGGTCGGCGTAGCGCGGTGGACGGCCAGTACGTCCTCTTTATTCATGATGATCGCTCCCAGCCCGAGCACCTGCGCGTCGCCGCAATTAAGGACAACGATGTCGGGGCGGTGCGCGCTGAGCGCCTGCTCCACGTGGGCGTTGTAGACGGTGTCGCCTGCAAGGTACAGCGTCTTCTCGTCCGGGTGCCGGAATACCACCCCGCTCACCTCACCGAGAATCTCGCCGATGGCGGCCATGGCCGCGTCCGAGCCATGCTGCCCGGTGGTTTTGGTGAGTGTGACGCCTTCGAACCCGGTGTTTGCGGTCATCACGCGGACATCCATGAAGCCGGAAGACTTCACCAGCTGAGCGTCCGCGTCGTGCTGTACAAAAATCGGAAGCGTCTTTGGCAGCTGCTGCCTGGCGACCTCATCCCAATGGTCCAGGTGGGTGTGAGTGACGATCACAGCGTCCACTGCGAGAAGGGCGTCCAGCGGTATGGGCAGCGCCACCGTTGGGTTGCGGCGCTCGCTATTCAGGGTGCCCTCCAGGCCAGGATAGGCCCCCTGAACAGCGAGCATGGGATCGATCAGGAAGGTTTTGCCGGCGTACGAGAGCTTCAAGGTGGCATTGCGAATCTGCTGAATCTGCATGGTGGGTTCCTTCTGAATTGGGGCTGGAGCAGGGGTCCGGGGTGTGGGTCAGCGACGCACAGCCGGCTGGACCGGGTGCGGTGAGTGACTCTGAGCTTCAGCTGGGAGGACTGATCTGTCCACCAACGGCTTGTGCCTCCAGGTGGTGCGCCTCTGCCGCCAGTTTTTCGTGCAGCCGCTGGAGCGCCGCGATCTGAGCTGCCACATCCGCGAGCTTGCGGGCGTACAGGGCGCGTACTTCCTCTACTGGTGCGCCCAGTGTGGTGTTTCCTTGACGGAAGCAGGGCGCGCGTTCACGAATTTCGTCCAGCCTGAACCCGGCACTGAGGAAGAGCTGAATGAGCTTGACCCGTTCGACGTCCTCCGCCTGAAAGACCCGGTAGCGGTTTTCCTCCCGGGTGGCGTTTAGAAGACCGAGACCGTCGTAGTGGCGGATGGCGCGAACACTGACTCCCGTGGCGCTGGCAAGTTGTCCGATGCGCATCGTTTCCACCCAGGCAGGATAGACCCTGACATATGTGTCAGGGTCAAGGGGTGGAGTTCAGCATGGCACAACGATAAAGGTTGTCTCTCCCGACAGCAGTGGACAATAGCAGGCATGACCATTCCTGGCCTGACCTTGCCACCGCTTCCAGACGCGGCGCTGGTCAGCGTCCCTGGGCCTGCTGGTGGGCTGGGCGGGTACTTCTGGCGGCAAAGGGGTGATGCGCCCGCCGCACTGCTCCTACATGGCTGGGGCCAGGACGCCAGCGCGATGGTCCACCCGGCCCGGCAGTTGCATGCGGCCGGATGGCATGCCCTGAGTCTGTCCCAGCGGGGCTGGCTGGGCTCGGCTGGCTGCGACGACTACGGCCT from Deinococcus humi includes:
- a CDS encoding type II toxin-antitoxin system CcdA family antitoxin yields the protein MKKTTKARLNLTIDPDIYRETRRIFGAMDMNMSAFVEIQLAKFLQTIEPLVPLLEQVERGERDAADAKAAMRIWFAHSLGQPLSDLYRVAEDGRPLGGADRP
- a CDS encoding MBL fold metallo-hydrolase: MQIQQIRNATLKLSYAGKTFLIDPMLAVQGAYPGLEGTLNSERRNPTVALPIPLDALLAVDAVIVTHTHLDHWDEVARQQLPKTLPIFVQHDADAQLVKSSGFMDVRVMTANTGFEGVTLTKTTGQHGSDAAMAAIGEILGEVSGVVFRHPDEKTLYLAGDTVYNAHVEQALSAHRPDIVVLNCGDAQVLGLGAIIMNKEDVLAVHRATPTATLVASHMEAVNHSVLSRSELRAFAVEQGFAAQLLVPEDGQVLAL
- a CDS encoding MerR family transcriptional regulator → MRIGQLASATGVSVRAIRHYDGLGLLNATREENRYRVFQAEDVERVKLIQLFLSAGFRLDEIRERAPCFRQGNTTLGAPVEEVRALYARKLADVAAQIAALQRLHEKLAAEAHHLEAQAVGGQISPPS